In the Pseudomonas sp. ADAK2 genome, one interval contains:
- the dkgB gene encoding 2,5-didehydrogluconate reductase DkgB, which yields MSIPAFGLGTFRLQGQVVIDSVSTGLDLGYRVVDTAQIYENEADVGQAIAASGIPREELFITSKIWVANFAKDRLIDSLKESLSKLQTDYLDLTLIHWPSPEDQVPVEEFMGALLEAKKLGLTRQIGVSNFTVDLMQQAIVAVGAENIATNQIELHPYLQNRKVVEFAQSQGIQITSYMTLAYGEVLKDPVIQQIAERLQATPAQVTLAWAMQLGYAVIPSSTKRANLESNLQACTLTLSDADMALIAGLDRGQRLTSPKGIAPHWD from the coding sequence ATGTCTATTCCCGCATTCGGTCTTGGTACGTTCCGCCTGCAAGGCCAGGTGGTCATCGATTCGGTGAGCACCGGCCTTGACCTGGGCTACCGGGTCGTCGACACCGCGCAAATCTACGAGAACGAAGCCGACGTCGGCCAGGCCATCGCCGCCAGCGGCATTCCCCGCGAAGAGCTGTTCATCACCAGCAAGATCTGGGTTGCCAACTTCGCCAAGGATCGCCTGATCGACAGCCTCAAAGAGAGCCTGAGCAAGTTGCAAACCGACTACCTCGACCTCACGCTGATCCACTGGCCATCCCCGGAAGACCAGGTGCCGGTGGAAGAATTCATGGGCGCCCTGCTCGAAGCCAAGAAACTGGGCCTGACGCGCCAGATCGGCGTCTCCAACTTCACCGTGGACCTGATGCAACAGGCCATCGTCGCGGTCGGTGCCGAGAACATCGCCACCAACCAGATCGAGCTGCACCCGTACCTGCAAAACCGCAAGGTCGTCGAATTCGCCCAGAGCCAAGGCATTCAGATCACCTCCTACATGACCCTGGCCTATGGCGAAGTGTTGAAGGACCCAGTGATCCAGCAGATTGCCGAGCGCCTGCAAGCGACACCGGCACAGGTCACCCTGGCCTGGGCCATGCAACTGGGTTACGCGGTGATCCCGTCGTCCACCAAACGCGCCAACCTGGAAAGTAACCTGCAGGCGTGCACCCTGACCTTGAGCGACGCCGACATGGCGCTGATCGCCGGCCTGGATCGCGGCCAGCGCTTGACCAGCCCCAAAGGCATCGCCCCACACTGGGATTGA
- a CDS encoding transporter substrate-binding domain-containing protein → MRACLFLLLLFSVVLAAAESLNGAKTQRLLGRSTVDGYEVRLDDKDWQWLRNKRVLRLGVTGPDYPPFELTRNHDELEGITADYADLLAQLLHVRIEVLRYATREAAMQALKADELDLLGTSNNFEAADPELTSSRAYAEDQPMLVTRLDERMPEDLAGKRIAMVDDYLPASSITAFYPEASLHLYPSTLEALGAVAFGQDDVYLGDFISANYLINNNYLNNVHLAGPSGLDANPFGFALARSNTRLSRIVDQALAAIPMEQRIAIEQRWSAGRANISGQQSVQLSPSEQRWRARYPTLTVGVVEDFAPLTFFDAQGRFSGLTAQLLTLISQRSGLTFKVQRSRSLDQQVQQLKAGEIDLLPAIIPSREREGELRFTRAYLSNPFVLVSTASPGSPKTLDDLAGKRLAINHSHPLREYVQARAPGIRLVEVQSPAQGLESVMKGQADAALSSLILTRYLIARQYRERLQINSTVGDEPARITLATDRGALELHSILNKALLSISPEEMDELVARWSNDVAVDDSYWLRHRQGILQAFAAGGLLLLLALGWIVWQRRQIRQRQQWLQQLQDAKDAADDANRAKTTFLATMSHEIRTPMNALIGMLELALKRSEEGITDRFAIEVASSSAQQLLALIGDILDIARIESGHLSLTPERANLRQLTESTGRVFEGLARQKALEWRVELDEQSNRDVLIDPLRFKQILSNLLSNAIKFTEDGEVSLALHVKPGLPGQLTVNVTIEDSGIGISAADQQRLFSPFIQAGNSPATGRSGSGLGLVISRSLCEMMGGRLQLHSHLGRGTRVELSLEVPALQPLASDAVPSSDWPLPTRPLTILVVDDYPGNRLLLSRQLSYLGHRVLEAEDGEQGLEQWRKQPLDVLITDCNMPVLSGYELAMAIRDEERAQGLPATLILGFTANAQPEEKRRCLEAGMDECLFKPIRLGDLSAWLAARFPGESTVKIQEPPASEIDLSGLEQYVGSDRTLINRLVHDLAMTNREDRQHLLQAHAADDRQHLKDLAHRIKGSARMVRAIRLIECCEQLELACAEGRAALIDEAVERLQQTMAGLDKSLG, encoded by the coding sequence ATGCGTGCGTGTCTTTTCCTGTTGCTGCTGTTCTCCGTAGTGCTTGCTGCGGCCGAGTCGCTCAACGGGGCGAAGACGCAGCGTTTGCTCGGACGCTCGACTGTGGACGGCTACGAAGTCCGCCTCGACGACAAAGACTGGCAATGGCTGCGCAACAAGCGGGTCTTGCGTCTAGGCGTCACCGGCCCGGACTACCCGCCGTTCGAGTTGACGCGCAACCACGATGAACTGGAAGGCATCACCGCCGACTACGCTGATTTGCTGGCCCAGTTGCTGCACGTCAGGATCGAGGTGCTGCGTTACGCCACGCGCGAGGCCGCCATGCAGGCGCTCAAAGCCGATGAGCTGGATTTGCTCGGAACCTCGAACAACTTCGAAGCGGCCGATCCCGAACTGACGAGTTCGCGCGCCTACGCCGAAGATCAACCCATGCTGGTCACCCGACTGGACGAGCGGATGCCCGAGGATCTCGCCGGCAAGCGCATCGCCATGGTCGATGACTATCTGCCCGCCTCAAGCATCACGGCGTTCTATCCCGAGGCGAGCCTGCACCTTTACCCCTCGACACTTGAAGCGCTCGGTGCCGTAGCGTTTGGGCAGGATGACGTCTACCTGGGCGACTTCATCAGTGCCAATTACCTGATCAACAATAACTACCTCAACAACGTCCACCTGGCGGGGCCTTCCGGCCTGGATGCCAATCCGTTCGGCTTTGCCCTGGCCCGCAGCAATACGCGTCTGTCGAGGATTGTCGATCAGGCACTGGCGGCGATTCCCATGGAGCAACGTATTGCCATCGAGCAACGCTGGAGTGCTGGCAGGGCCAACATTTCAGGTCAGCAAAGTGTGCAATTGAGTCCCAGCGAACAACGCTGGCGGGCTCGGTATCCGACGTTGACCGTGGGCGTTGTCGAAGACTTTGCGCCACTGACGTTTTTCGATGCCCAGGGTCGCTTCAGTGGATTGACCGCGCAATTACTGACCTTGATCAGCCAGCGCAGTGGCTTGACCTTCAAGGTGCAACGCAGCCGTTCACTGGACCAGCAGGTCCAGCAACTCAAGGCCGGTGAGATTGACCTGTTGCCGGCGATCATTCCCAGCCGCGAACGCGAGGGCGAGTTGCGCTTCACCCGCGCTTACTTGAGCAACCCGTTCGTCCTGGTCAGCACCGCGTCCCCGGGCAGCCCGAAAACCCTGGACGATCTGGCCGGAAAACGTCTGGCGATCAACCACAGTCATCCGTTGCGCGAATATGTTCAGGCGCGCGCCCCGGGCATTCGCCTGGTTGAAGTGCAAAGCCCGGCCCAAGGCCTGGAATCGGTCATGAAAGGGCAGGCTGATGCGGCACTCAGTTCATTAATCCTGACCCGTTACCTGATTGCCCGGCAATACCGCGAGCGCCTGCAAATCAACAGCACGGTGGGCGACGAACCGGCGCGTATCACCCTGGCCACCGATCGCGGTGCGCTTGAGCTGCACTCGATTCTGAACAAGGCCTTGCTGAGCATCTCGCCCGAGGAGATGGACGAGCTGGTGGCGCGCTGGAGCAACGACGTGGCGGTGGATGACAGTTATTGGCTGCGCCATCGCCAAGGGATTTTGCAGGCCTTCGCCGCTGGCGGGTTGCTGCTGTTGCTGGCGTTGGGCTGGATCGTCTGGCAACGCCGGCAGATTCGCCAGCGCCAGCAATGGTTGCAGCAATTGCAGGACGCCAAGGACGCCGCCGACGACGCCAACCGCGCCAAAACCACGTTTCTGGCGACCATGAGCCATGAAATCCGCACGCCGATGAATGCCCTGATCGGCATGCTCGAACTGGCCCTCAAACGCTCCGAAGAAGGCATCACCGACCGTTTCGCCATTGAGGTGGCGTCCAGTTCCGCGCAGCAGCTGCTGGCGTTGATCGGCGACATTCTGGACATCGCGCGCATCGAATCCGGGCATTTATCGTTGACACCGGAACGGGCCAACCTGCGCCAATTGACAGAATCAACAGGCCGGGTTTTCGAAGGGCTGGCGCGGCAGAAGGCACTGGAGTGGCGGGTCGAACTGGACGAGCAGAGCAACCGCGATGTGTTGATCGACCCCCTGCGTTTCAAGCAGATACTGTCGAACCTGTTGAGCAACGCCATCAAGTTCACCGAAGACGGCGAGGTCAGCCTGGCCCTGCACGTGAAGCCTGGCTTGCCCGGCCAGCTGACGGTGAACGTGACGATTGAAGACAGCGGCATCGGCATCAGCGCCGCCGATCAGCAACGACTGTTCAGCCCGTTTATCCAGGCTGGCAACAGTCCGGCGACCGGGCGCAGCGGTTCAGGATTGGGCTTGGTGATCAGCCGCTCCTTGTGCGAAATGATGGGCGGTCGATTGCAGCTTCACAGCCACCTTGGTCGGGGGACCCGGGTCGAGCTCAGCCTGGAGGTGCCAGCCCTGCAACCGTTGGCAAGCGACGCTGTGCCGTCGAGCGATTGGCCACTGCCGACCCGGCCGTTGACGATTCTGGTGGTCGATGATTACCCCGGCAATCGCCTGTTGCTGTCGCGGCAACTGAGTTATCTGGGGCACCGGGTGCTGGAGGCCGAGGACGGCGAACAAGGGCTGGAACAATGGCGCAAACAGCCGCTCGATGTGCTCATCACCGACTGCAACATGCCGGTGCTCAGTGGCTATGAACTGGCGATGGCGATCCGTGATGAAGAACGCGCGCAAGGCTTGCCCGCCACGCTGATCCTGGGCTTTACCGCCAATGCCCAGCCCGAGGAAAAGCGGCGTTGCCTCGAAGCCGGCATGGATGAGTGCCTGTTCAAGCCGATTCGCCTGGGGGACCTGAGTGCGTGGTTGGCGGCGCGGTTTCCAGGCGAATCGACCGTGAAAATTCAGGAGCCGCCGGCGTCAGAGATCGACTTGAGCGGTCTTGAGCAATACGTCGGCAGCGACCGCACGTTGATCAATCGCCTGGTGCACGATCTGGCGATGACCAACCGCGAAGATCGCCAACACCTGCTTCAGGCGCACGCGGCGGATGATCGCCAGCATCTCAAGGACCTGGCGCACCGCATCAAGGGCAGTGCGCGCATGGTCCGGGCGATCCGCCTGATCGAGTGTTGCGAGCAACTGGAACTGGCCTGCGCCGAAGGTCGTGCGGCGCTGATCGACGAGGCCGTCGAGCGTTTGCAGCAGACCATGGCGGGCCTCGACAAGAGTCTTGGCTAG
- a CDS encoding response regulator transcription factor — protein MKSALIVDDHPVVRAAVKIVLEQKSFRRIFEASNGSEVMSLLREHSPELLVLDLVMPSLDGLDVLERIKASDQSCRVLVFSSLDPQHFQDRCMRAGALAYVSKTNDLRHLHEAVHALMAGYTYFTQLPAVSRDSLQSTEKQLIDLLSNRELTICQHLARGMSNKAIAELMHLSHKTVSTYKTRLTEKLRVPSSVYLREFAKRNHLI, from the coding sequence ATGAAGTCAGCGTTGATTGTGGACGATCATCCGGTGGTACGGGCCGCAGTCAAAATTGTCCTTGAGCAGAAGAGCTTCAGACGCATTTTTGAGGCGTCGAACGGTAGCGAGGTGATGTCGCTGTTGCGCGAGCATTCGCCGGAGCTGTTGGTGCTCGATCTGGTCATGCCGTCCCTCGACGGGCTTGATGTGCTGGAGCGAATCAAGGCCAGTGATCAGTCGTGCCGGGTACTGGTTTTCTCGTCCCTGGACCCGCAGCATTTTCAAGACCGTTGCATGCGTGCCGGGGCCCTGGCCTATGTCTCCAAAACCAACGACTTGAGGCATTTGCACGAAGCGGTGCACGCGCTCATGGCCGGCTACACCTATTTCACCCAGTTGCCAGCGGTATCGCGGGACAGTCTGCAAAGCACTGAAAAACAACTGATCGACCTGCTCTCCAATCGCGAACTGACCATCTGCCAGCACCTGGCTCGCGGCATGAGCAACAAGGCCATCGCCGAGCTCATGCACCTGAGCCACAAGACCGTCAGCACCTACAAGACGCGCCTGACTGAAAAACTCAGGGTGCCTTCGTCGGTGTACTTGCGTGAATTCGCCAAACGCAACCATCTGATTTGA
- a CDS encoding response regulator, producing MPNKALRILIADEQHFHRMKIERLFNQLDYFRVAPAQSLEELLTLVEYGCEPFDLVVVNAAIANGALDWLGFFLNNPQVHYALIYDGEQAQLPPIPGCAQQKVQVSHGVLPDLGTLVQLMTVVDPPMPAEEQPWLTRLYKQQQG from the coding sequence ATGCCGAATAAAGCCTTACGAATCCTGATCGCCGATGAGCAGCATTTCCATCGGATGAAAATCGAGCGGCTGTTCAATCAACTCGATTACTTCCGGGTTGCACCCGCGCAAAGTCTCGAAGAACTGCTGACCCTGGTGGAGTACGGTTGCGAGCCGTTCGATCTGGTGGTGGTCAACGCGGCCATAGCGAACGGGGCGCTGGACTGGTTGGGGTTCTTTCTGAACAACCCGCAAGTTCATTACGCCTTGATCTATGACGGTGAGCAGGCCCAATTGCCGCCGATTCCGGGATGTGCGCAACAAAAGGTTCAGGTCAGCCATGGCGTGCTGCCCGATCTGGGCACTCTGGTGCAGTTGATGACGGTGGTCGATCCGCCGATGCCGGCTGAAGAGCAACCCTGGTTGACCCGGTTGTACAAGCAACAGCAGGGTTGA